In Myxococcus guangdongensis, the following proteins share a genomic window:
- a CDS encoding putative quinol monooxygenase — translation MPNSLRVVHVHVHVKPEHVEAFREATLANARESVKEPGVARFDVIQDSEDATRFVLVEVYRSAEAPAAHKDTAHYLRWRDAVAPMMAEPRTSRKYVNLFPEDAGW, via the coding sequence ATGCCCAACAGCCTGCGGGTCGTCCATGTCCATGTCCACGTGAAGCCCGAGCACGTGGAAGCCTTCCGGGAAGCCACCCTGGCCAACGCGCGTGAGAGCGTGAAGGAGCCCGGGGTGGCGCGCTTCGATGTCATCCAGGACAGCGAGGACGCCACGCGCTTCGTGCTCGTGGAGGTGTACCGGAGCGCGGAGGCGCCCGCCGCGCACAAGGACACCGCGCACTACCTGCGCTGGCGCGACGCGGTGGCGCCGATGATGGCGGAGCCGCGCACCAGTCGGAAGTACGTGAACCTGTTCCCCGAGGACGCCGGGTGGTGA
- the sitI6 gene encoding SitI6 family double-CXXCG motif immunity protein yields the protein MTYYEVQSSPAPHWSGALRANRRWSLPGIEDCPGCHATWSGVLEYPAVDLSELPEAHELEEARPEHWPEYSRLLELVRPYSPPGAHLEPGTGFGPLVGSARGKWGPVTLVDIASLLVREDALRTLSGLNLTYVWPQLRSSPSPRIAEVHLAPLGRLAPECTQSGRETPCAVCGRNGGLLPQHYWLDAASIPADTDAFRLMDAATLVIVSGRMADRINDLGDSDVTLTPIGTSRPPNFQTPKSLNPNGVGIVIRRAPSDV from the coding sequence ATGACCTACTACGAGGTACAGAGCAGCCCGGCGCCCCATTGGAGCGGCGCCCTCAGAGCCAACAGGCGCTGGTCGCTCCCCGGCATCGAGGACTGCCCGGGATGCCACGCGACATGGAGCGGCGTGCTCGAGTATCCAGCCGTAGACCTCTCGGAACTCCCCGAGGCCCACGAGTTGGAGGAGGCCCGCCCCGAGCACTGGCCCGAATACTCGCGCCTCCTCGAGCTGGTGCGCCCGTACAGCCCACCTGGCGCGCACCTCGAGCCGGGAACCGGATTCGGGCCACTCGTGGGCTCCGCGCGGGGAAAGTGGGGCCCGGTCACGCTCGTGGACATCGCCTCTCTGCTTGTCCGAGAGGATGCCCTCCGCACCCTGTCCGGACTCAACCTCACCTACGTCTGGCCACAGCTCCGAAGTTCCCCGTCTCCGCGCATCGCGGAGGTTCATCTCGCCCCCCTCGGTCGGCTCGCGCCCGAATGCACACAGTCGGGCCGGGAAACACCTTGTGCGGTGTGTGGACGGAACGGAGGCTTGCTCCCCCAACACTACTGGCTCGACGCAGCCTCAATCCCAGCCGATACGGATGCCTTCCGGCTCATGGATGCGGCAACCTTGGTCATCGTGAGCGGGCGGATGGCAGACCGCATCAACGACCTGGGGGATAGCGACGTCACGCTGACTCCCATCGGAACATCCAGACCTCCGAACTTCCAGACTCCCAAATCTCTGAACCCCAATGGAGTAGGCATCGTCATCCGGCGCGCCCCTTCAGACGTATAG
- the srmL gene encoding PheS-related mystery ligase SrmL: MSSLPIIVLSAEELRRALSVRDLTDPATGPHALQLLVASALEALRGAWHCEVLTHRQSPVVSIADNYDRLHYPPGGVARDARYTRYVCDTALLRSQTSAMIPGVLRRLAASPPEDVLVACPGLVYRRDCIDRLHTGEPHQMDLWRIRRGPPLTSQDLRQMIATVVQALLPGRELKLTDAVHPYTTDGLQVDVRDGDDWVEIGECGLALPALLAESGLEAGPVTGLAMGLGLDRILMLRKGLDDIRLLRSTDARIATQLLDLTPYQPVSSMPAVRRDMSLVLDAQRTAEELGDAVRATLGARAELVESVEVVSQTPYTELHPNAVKRLALRPDQKNVLLRVVLRSLERTLTHDECNELRDDIYATLHQGTTWEWAARPRPRAPQTL, from the coding sequence ATGTCGTCCCTTCCCATCATCGTCCTCAGCGCCGAGGAGCTTCGGCGCGCCCTGTCCGTCCGTGATTTGACCGACCCCGCCACGGGCCCCCACGCCCTCCAGCTCCTGGTCGCCTCCGCGCTCGAAGCCCTGCGCGGCGCCTGGCACTGCGAGGTGCTGACGCATCGCCAGAGCCCCGTCGTCTCCATCGCCGACAACTACGACCGCCTCCACTACCCACCCGGAGGCGTCGCCCGCGACGCGCGTTACACCCGCTACGTCTGCGACACCGCCCTCCTGCGCTCGCAGACCTCCGCCATGATTCCCGGCGTGCTGCGCCGCCTCGCCGCCTCCCCTCCCGAGGACGTACTCGTCGCCTGTCCCGGCCTCGTCTACCGACGCGACTGCATCGACCGGCTCCACACCGGAGAGCCCCACCAGATGGACCTGTGGCGCATCCGTCGCGGCCCGCCCCTCACCTCCCAGGACCTGCGCCAGATGATTGCCACCGTGGTGCAGGCACTCCTCCCCGGACGCGAGCTGAAGCTCACCGACGCCGTGCACCCGTACACGACGGACGGCCTGCAGGTCGACGTCCGCGACGGTGACGACTGGGTGGAGATCGGCGAGTGCGGCCTCGCGCTCCCCGCCCTCCTCGCCGAGAGCGGCCTGGAGGCAGGCCCCGTCACCGGACTCGCCATGGGACTGGGACTCGACCGCATCCTCATGCTGCGCAAGGGCCTGGATGACATCCGGCTCCTGCGCTCCACCGACGCACGCATCGCCACACAGCTGTTGGACCTGACGCCCTATCAGCCCGTGTCCTCCATGCCCGCGGTGCGCCGGGACATGTCGCTGGTGCTCGACGCGCAACGCACGGCGGAGGAGCTGGGCGACGCCGTCCGAGCCACGCTCGGCGCGCGAGCGGAGCTGGTGGAGAGCGTCGAGGTGGTGAGCCAGACGCCCTACACCGAGCTCCACCCCAACGCGGTGAAGCGCCTGGCCCTCCGACCGGACCAGAAGAACGTCCTGCTGCGCGTGGTGCTGCGCTCCCTGGAGCGCACCCTCACCCATGACGAGTGCAACGAGCTGCGCGACGACATCTACGCCACGCTGCACCAGGGGACCACGTGGGAGTGGGCCGCGCGCCCACGCCCCAGAGCGCCTCAGACCTTGTAG
- a CDS encoding pyridoxal phosphate-dependent decarboxylase family protein translates to MALPDPKSLNLLNHVPPRLLSAAERYLKAVPLVRDLLSKETDTLLSELEGGLKPYRGKMPAFDRLPVTGRAREEVLRELQALESQEEERWRDGKVSGAVYNGDSEHIDFLNRVYALHSQSNPLHADLWPSATKFEAEVVAMAATMLGADAANAGRPASEHVCGSMSSGGTESIMLAVKTYRDWARETKGISKPEMVAPSSAHPAFDKAAHYFGVKMVRVPVGADYRADVAATKKAITRNTIVLIGSAPGFPHGVIDPIAELSELARKKRIGFHTDACLGGFVLPFARKLGREVPPFDFRLPGVTSMSADTHKFGYAAKGSSVVLYRGTELRSHQYFTATEWPGGIYFSPTFSGSRPGALIAVAWASLVSMGEQGYLEATRRILETADTIKQGIRAIPELHVLGDPLFVIAFGSESVDIFKVMERLGEQGWSLNGLHKPAAVHLCVTLRHAQPGVAERFLSDLRAAVEHVKANPGEKGTMAPVYGMAAAVPFRGLVSDLLKKYMDLLYKV, encoded by the coding sequence ATGGCATTGCCCGACCCCAAGTCGTTGAACCTGCTGAACCACGTCCCGCCCCGCCTGCTGTCGGCGGCCGAGCGCTACCTGAAGGCGGTGCCGCTGGTTCGCGACCTGCTCTCCAAGGAGACGGACACGCTCCTGTCGGAGCTGGAGGGAGGGCTCAAGCCGTACCGGGGCAAGATGCCCGCGTTCGACCGGTTGCCGGTGACGGGGCGCGCGCGCGAGGAGGTGCTGCGCGAGCTGCAGGCGCTGGAGTCGCAGGAGGAGGAGCGCTGGCGCGACGGCAAGGTGTCCGGCGCCGTGTACAACGGCGACTCGGAGCACATCGACTTCCTCAACCGGGTCTACGCGCTGCATTCGCAGAGCAACCCGCTGCACGCGGACCTGTGGCCGAGCGCCACCAAGTTCGAGGCCGAGGTCGTCGCCATGGCCGCGACGATGCTGGGGGCGGACGCGGCCAACGCGGGGCGTCCGGCCTCCGAGCATGTCTGCGGCTCCATGTCCTCGGGTGGCACCGAGAGCATCATGCTCGCGGTCAAGACGTATCGGGACTGGGCGCGGGAGACGAAGGGCATCTCGAAGCCGGAGATGGTGGCGCCCTCCAGCGCGCACCCGGCCTTCGACAAGGCGGCGCACTACTTCGGCGTGAAGATGGTGCGCGTGCCGGTGGGGGCGGACTACCGCGCGGACGTGGCCGCGACGAAGAAGGCGATCACGCGCAACACCATCGTGCTCATCGGCTCCGCGCCGGGCTTTCCCCACGGCGTCATCGACCCGATTGCCGAGCTGTCCGAGCTGGCGCGCAAGAAGCGCATCGGCTTCCACACCGACGCGTGCCTGGGCGGCTTCGTCCTGCCCTTCGCGAGGAAGCTGGGGCGCGAGGTGCCGCCGTTCGACTTCCGGCTGCCGGGCGTGACGTCGATGTCCGCGGACACGCACAAGTTCGGATACGCGGCGAAGGGGTCGTCGGTGGTGTTGTACCGGGGCACCGAGCTGCGCTCGCACCAGTACTTCACCGCCACCGAGTGGCCCGGCGGCATCTACTTCTCGCCCACGTTCTCCGGCAGTCGTCCCGGCGCGCTCATCGCGGTGGCCTGGGCGTCGCTGGTCAGCATGGGGGAGCAGGGCTATCTGGAGGCCACGCGCCGCATCCTCGAGACGGCGGATACGATCAAGCAGGGCATCCGCGCCATCCCCGAGCTGCACGTGCTGGGAGACCCGCTGTTCGTCATCGCGTTCGGCTCCGAGTCGGTGGACATCTTCAAGGTGATGGAGCGGCTGGGGGAGCAGGGGTGGAGCCTCAACGGGCTGCACAAGCCCGCGGCGGTGCACCTGTGTGTGACGTTGCGGCACGCGCAGCCGGGCGTGGCGGAGCGCTTCCTGTCGGATTTGCGCGCCGCCGTGGAGCACGTGAAGGCGAACCCCGGCGAGAAGGGGACGATGGCACCCGTCTACGGCATGGCCGCCGCCGTCCCCTTCCGTGGCCTCGTGAGCGACTTGCTCAAGAAGTACATGGACCTGCTCTACAAGGTCTGA
- a CDS encoding AAA family ATPase, with protein MTASSGVCLACGTRLSPGLSTCPRALLLAPLAGGVRRWGLGSCRPPLVGRVAHLERLKWCAEEARRGLGRAVWLVGEEGIGKSRLKDALVESLSTHRFDVWEGSGRALPGTPAGPLLDLLDATRSLRPVAGVGRMSSAEAERVARWLEGREWRGVPASLAAESIALLDALCHALLPHRTPRVLVLEDWQHADGLSRAMLEVLVTRLAHAPVLVLVLERTEASVPAPAEVLEVGPLSAREAAALVATRLAPGLPREALLRVGAGHPRQLLQALALHEESPLEPLPATADQVVSDRFLALSDARREALRVSAVLGPCFPRAVLGALVGGFASLSGLESGGWLTPVAGGRYASAARAPGLEATFTEAERVALHARVAEAYEALSEETRRRTCAEVARHWLAAKRPERALPHLLEVAGWNLAALEPAAALEVYRFALEVSSRLSLESARQWGRVLWERMGDAHRLAGERVEAESAWRIALSLDEVGGNGGTAERLQCLSKLVSVVLSLERHEEVVALGELGVVEEASEAALVAGASLDALSALALCWLGRFTEAEARLGSARARLLQVPGQEGVGRASAEASLHRAMGMLLMRQGRPEQATVEYAAVLRWTDRSGDTWEHSTALFNLGDAYARSGDRERAVHYFQLALDSKARTGDRGGMAYTHHGLALLHSQADAPELAKEDAVRGLQLAGMLGDRKLKSLLRCALGRAHLRLGEREEAARQLRLAAQDAAAANAHPELLQAQAALRALEARR; from the coding sequence ATGACCGCGTCGTCGGGCGTGTGCCTGGCCTGTGGGACACGACTTTCCCCGGGTCTCTCCACGTGCCCGCGTGCGCTCCTGCTCGCGCCCCTGGCGGGTGGGGTGCGCCGCTGGGGGCTCGGCTCCTGTCGGCCGCCGCTGGTGGGGCGGGTGGCGCACCTGGAGCGACTGAAGTGGTGCGCCGAGGAGGCTCGACGAGGGCTGGGACGGGCCGTCTGGTTGGTGGGAGAAGAGGGCATCGGCAAGTCCAGGCTGAAGGACGCGCTGGTGGAGTCGCTTTCCACGCACCGCTTCGACGTCTGGGAGGGCAGTGGGCGGGCCCTTCCGGGGACTCCGGCGGGGCCGCTGCTGGACCTGCTGGACGCCACGCGCTCACTGCGGCCGGTGGCGGGGGTGGGGCGCATGTCGAGCGCCGAGGCGGAGCGGGTGGCGCGGTGGCTGGAGGGGCGGGAGTGGCGGGGCGTGCCCGCGAGCCTCGCCGCCGAGAGCATCGCGTTGCTCGACGCGCTCTGCCATGCGCTGCTGCCGCATCGGACCCCGCGCGTCCTCGTCCTGGAGGACTGGCAGCACGCGGATGGTCTCAGCCGGGCGATGCTCGAGGTGCTGGTGACGCGGTTGGCGCATGCGCCGGTGCTGGTGCTCGTGCTGGAGCGCACGGAGGCGTCCGTGCCAGCCCCGGCGGAGGTGCTGGAGGTGGGACCGCTGAGCGCGCGCGAGGCCGCGGCGCTGGTCGCCACGCGCCTGGCTCCGGGCCTGCCCCGGGAAGCCCTGCTGCGCGTGGGGGCCGGACATCCGCGCCAGTTGTTGCAGGCGCTCGCGCTCCACGAGGAGTCCCCGTTGGAGCCGCTGCCCGCGACGGCGGACCAGGTGGTGTCCGACCGGTTCCTGGCGTTGTCGGACGCGCGGCGCGAGGCGCTGCGGGTGAGCGCGGTGTTGGGACCCTGCTTCCCCCGGGCGGTGCTGGGCGCGCTCGTGGGGGGCTTCGCGTCGCTCTCGGGGCTGGAGTCGGGGGGGTGGCTCACGCCCGTCGCGGGAGGGCGCTACGCGAGCGCGGCGCGGGCGCCAGGGCTGGAGGCGACGTTCACGGAAGCGGAGCGGGTGGCGCTCCACGCGCGCGTGGCGGAAGCCTACGAGGCCCTCTCCGAGGAGACGCGTCGGCGCACGTGCGCGGAGGTGGCGCGTCACTGGCTGGCGGCGAAGCGGCCGGAGCGCGCGCTGCCGCACCTGCTGGAGGTCGCCGGGTGGAACCTGGCCGCGCTGGAGCCTGCCGCCGCGCTGGAGGTGTACCGCTTCGCGCTGGAGGTGTCCTCGCGGTTGTCGTTGGAGTCCGCGCGCCAGTGGGGACGGGTGTTGTGGGAGCGGATGGGGGATGCCCACCGGCTGGCCGGGGAGCGCGTGGAGGCGGAGTCCGCGTGGCGCATCGCCCTGTCCCTCGACGAGGTGGGGGGAAATGGGGGGACGGCCGAGCGGCTCCAGTGCTTGAGCAAGCTGGTCTCGGTGGTGTTGTCGCTGGAGCGCCACGAGGAGGTGGTGGCGCTGGGCGAGCTGGGCGTCGTGGAGGAGGCGTCCGAGGCGGCGCTCGTCGCCGGCGCTTCGTTGGACGCGCTGTCCGCGCTCGCGCTGTGCTGGTTGGGCCGCTTCACCGAGGCGGAGGCGCGGCTGGGGAGCGCGCGCGCCCGGCTGCTCCAGGTGCCGGGCCAGGAGGGCGTGGGCCGGGCGAGCGCGGAGGCGTCCCTGCACCGCGCCATGGGGATGCTGCTGATGCGGCAGGGGCGTCCGGAGCAGGCCACGGTGGAGTACGCGGCGGTGCTGCGCTGGACGGACCGCTCGGGGGACACGTGGGAGCACTCCACGGCGCTGTTCAACCTGGGGGATGCCTACGCGCGCTCGGGGGACCGTGAGCGCGCGGTGCACTACTTCCAGCTCGCACTGGACTCGAAGGCTCGCACGGGGGACCGGGGCGGCATGGCGTACACGCACCATGGCCTCGCGCTCTTGCACAGCCAGGCGGACGCGCCGGAGCTGGCGAAGGAGGACGCCGTCCGGGGACTCCAGCTCGCGGGGATGCTGGGAGACCGGAAGCTGAAGTCGCTCTTGCGCTGTGCCCTGGGGCGCGCCCACCTGCGGCTGGGAGAGCGCGAGGAGGCCGCGCGACAGCTGCGACTGGCCGCGCAGGACGCCGCCGCGGCGAATGCCCACCCGGAGCTGCTCCAGGCCCAGGCGGCCTTGCGCGCGCTGGAGGCCCGGCGCTGA
- a CDS encoding dienelactone hydrolase family protein: protein MEDIDLDTPDGTMDAKLFQPAGRGPWPAVLLLTDAMGIRPAFEHMAQRLADAGYVVLLPNVFYREGRASSLDLNGSFADEAFRKRIYALIATLTPERQRIDGGAELDFLAQLPQVRSPKVGVAGYCMSGGIAVRLAADFPDTIAAAVSNHGGRLATDAPDSPHLRVGDVKGELVFGHADQDASMPADAIQRLEAALKAAGVRHQSRLHVGARHGYAVEDSAAYQPEASEEHWRELLDVLGRTLAK, encoded by the coding sequence ATGGAAGACATCGACCTGGACACACCTGATGGAACGATGGACGCGAAGCTGTTCCAGCCCGCGGGACGCGGCCCCTGGCCCGCCGTGCTGCTGCTCACGGACGCGATGGGCATCCGCCCCGCCTTCGAGCACATGGCCCAGCGGCTCGCGGACGCGGGCTACGTCGTGCTGCTGCCCAATGTCTTCTATCGCGAGGGGCGCGCCTCCTCCCTGGACCTGAACGGCTCCTTCGCGGACGAGGCCTTTCGCAAGCGAATCTACGCGCTCATCGCCACGCTGACGCCAGAGCGGCAGCGCATCGATGGCGGGGCGGAGCTGGACTTCCTCGCGCAGCTTCCCCAGGTGCGCAGCCCCAAGGTCGGCGTGGCCGGGTATTGCATGAGTGGAGGCATCGCCGTGCGACTGGCGGCGGACTTCCCAGACACCATCGCGGCGGCGGTATCCAACCACGGAGGCAGGCTCGCGACGGACGCGCCGGACAGTCCCCACCTGCGCGTGGGCGATGTGAAGGGCGAGCTCGTCTTCGGCCACGCGGACCAGGACGCCTCCATGCCGGCGGACGCCATCCAGCGACTGGAAGCCGCGCTGAAGGCCGCCGGAGTGCGACACCAGTCACGACTCCACGTGGGAGCACGCCACGGTTACGCGGTGGAGGACTCGGCCGCCTATCAGCCCGAAGCCTCCGAGGAGCACTGGCGCGAGCTGCTCGACGTCCTGGGACGCACGCTGGCGAAGTGA
- a CDS encoding heparin lyase I family protein, producing MKQSLLLAGALLGLGATACGPQDYNELGEAPSGEEATAFATSVSAAALTASNCTQLTATSVIAKGNDGNVPANTMDDRLDTRWSMLGKGAWIDYDLGSVKSVSGVTVAWHEGNTRANTFTVSVSPDGYTYTQVYSGTSALQTAAQTYSFGTTSARRVRITVMGNTVNDWASIAEARACGSTVTSPPPTQPPTTGNSVVWVGDFETGDRTQWTRAQMVSADRLALVSSPKRQGGYALKATVRKGDDPINSSGNRNELVRMTMEPSGSEYYYRWSTMFDSTFPNVNTWQLFTQWHQESDTVGGSPPVEFYVYGNEVRLNIGGNPGTIVWRAPLVRAKWMDFIFHVRWSADAKVGFVELYVDGKLVLPKRYIATQYKNQVNYLKIGLYRNDTISPTGIVYHDGWVMARKLEDVLNPTAIIKAR from the coding sequence ATGAAGCAGTCTCTTCTGCTGGCCGGAGCGTTGCTCGGCCTTGGCGCCACCGCGTGCGGTCCCCAGGACTACAATGAGCTGGGTGAGGCCCCCTCGGGCGAGGAGGCCACCGCGTTCGCGACGTCCGTCTCCGCCGCCGCGCTGACCGCCTCCAACTGCACGCAGCTCACCGCCACCTCCGTCATCGCCAAGGGCAACGACGGCAACGTGCCGGCCAACACGATGGATGACCGGCTCGACACGCGCTGGAGCATGCTCGGCAAGGGCGCGTGGATCGACTACGACCTGGGCTCCGTCAAGTCGGTCTCCGGCGTCACCGTGGCCTGGCACGAGGGTAACACCCGCGCCAACACCTTCACGGTGTCGGTGTCGCCGGATGGCTACACGTACACGCAGGTCTACAGCGGCACGAGCGCGCTGCAGACGGCCGCGCAGACGTACTCCTTCGGCACCACGTCGGCGCGCCGGGTGCGCATCACCGTCATGGGCAACACCGTGAACGACTGGGCGTCCATCGCGGAGGCCCGCGCCTGCGGCAGCACCGTGACGTCCCCGCCGCCGACGCAGCCGCCCACCACCGGCAACAGCGTGGTGTGGGTGGGTGACTTCGAGACGGGAGACCGCACCCAATGGACGCGCGCGCAGATGGTGAGCGCGGACCGGCTGGCGCTGGTGTCCTCGCCCAAGCGTCAGGGTGGCTACGCGCTCAAGGCCACGGTGCGGAAGGGCGATGACCCCATCAACTCCAGCGGCAACCGCAACGAGCTGGTGCGGATGACGATGGAGCCGTCGGGCTCCGAGTACTACTACCGCTGGAGCACGATGTTCGACTCCACGTTCCCCAACGTGAACACGTGGCAGCTGTTCACCCAGTGGCACCAGGAGAGCGACACGGTGGGCGGCTCGCCGCCGGTGGAGTTCTACGTCTACGGCAATGAAGTGCGCCTGAACATCGGCGGCAACCCGGGCACCATCGTCTGGCGGGCGCCATTGGTGCGCGCCAAGTGGATGGACTTCATCTTCCACGTGCGCTGGTCGGCGGACGCGAAGGTGGGCTTCGTGGAGCTGTACGTGGACGGCAAGCTGGTGCTGCCCAAGCGCTACATCGCGACGCAGTACAAGAACCAGGTGAACTACCTGAAGATCGGCCTGTACCGGAACGACACCATCTCCCCCACCGGCATCGTCTACCACGATGGCTGGGTGATGGCCCGGAAGCTCGAGGACGTGCTGAACCCCACGGCCATCATCAAGGCGCGGTAG
- a CDS encoding iron-containing alcohol dehydrogenase, protein MTAGPTVFEFATATRILFGPGRLSEAPALVRGLGAERVLLVTGSNPERARGLQTALEAQGLVVSTFSVEGEPTVELVRRGLSVLAEGRCDAVVALGGGSALDAGKALAALATQGGDPLDYLEVIGRGQPLTRASLPFVAIPTTAGTGSEVTRNAVLGSKEAQVKASLRGPQLLPRVALVDPDLLIGAPPSVLASSGMDALSQLIEPFLSARANPLTDALAREGLRRSARSLRRAVLSSAPDAEIREDLALASLFGGLCLANSGLGAVHGFAAPLGGMFDAPHGAVCAALLSAVLETNLRALRERAPEHPALPRYRELATLLTGREGASAEDALEWVESLREALRIPGLARYGLTLERVPELVMKARAASSMKANPLPLTDAELTQIATRAL, encoded by the coding sequence GTGACGGCGGGGCCCACGGTCTTCGAGTTCGCCACCGCCACGCGGATCCTCTTCGGGCCGGGCAGGTTGTCGGAGGCGCCCGCGCTGGTGCGTGGACTGGGCGCGGAGCGCGTGTTGCTCGTCACGGGGAGCAACCCCGAGCGTGCGCGCGGGCTTCAGACGGCGCTGGAGGCCCAGGGGCTGGTGGTGAGCACGTTCTCGGTGGAGGGCGAGCCCACGGTGGAGCTGGTGCGGCGTGGGCTGTCGGTGCTCGCGGAGGGGCGCTGTGACGCGGTGGTGGCGCTGGGAGGCGGCAGCGCGCTCGACGCGGGCAAGGCGCTCGCGGCGCTGGCGACGCAAGGGGGAGACCCGCTCGACTACCTGGAGGTCATCGGTCGGGGACAGCCGCTCACCCGGGCGTCCCTCCCCTTCGTGGCGATTCCCACCACCGCGGGCACGGGGTCGGAGGTCACTCGCAACGCGGTGTTGGGGTCCAAGGAGGCGCAGGTGAAGGCCAGCCTGCGAGGACCGCAGCTGCTGCCGCGCGTGGCGCTGGTGGACCCGGACCTGCTCATCGGCGCGCCGCCGTCGGTGCTCGCGTCCAGCGGCATGGATGCGCTCTCGCAGCTCATCGAGCCGTTTCTCTCCGCGCGCGCCAATCCGCTCACGGATGCGCTGGCCCGCGAGGGATTGCGCCGGTCCGCGCGCTCGCTGCGCCGGGCCGTGCTCTCGTCGGCGCCGGATGCGGAGATTCGCGAGGACCTGGCGCTGGCCAGCCTCTTCGGCGGGCTGTGTCTGGCCAATTCGGGGTTGGGGGCGGTGCATGGCTTCGCGGCGCCGCTTGGAGGCATGTTCGATGCGCCGCATGGGGCGGTCTGCGCGGCCCTGCTGTCCGCGGTGCTCGAGACCAACCTGCGTGCGTTGCGGGAGCGAGCCCCGGAGCACCCGGCGTTGCCGCGCTACCGGGAGCTGGCGACGCTGCTCACGGGCCGCGAGGGCGCGAGCGCCGAGGATGCCCTCGAATGGGTGGAGTCGCTGCGAGAAGCGCTGCGCATCCCTGGCCTTGCTCGTTATGGATTGACGCTGGAGCGCGTGCCGGAGTTGGTGATGAAGGCGAGAGCCGCGAGCAGCATGAAGGCCAACCCGCTGCCCCTCACCGACGCGGAACTCACGCAGATCGCCACCCGTGCGCTGTAG
- a CDS encoding xylulokinase, with translation MSHAGDKSILAIDLGTSAVKLAVVTLRGRILGGEVEPLALDLLPDGGAEQDPEAWWSAIVRGTRRLLESGAVSARDIIGVNCSSQWSGTVAVDAQGTPLRPALIWMDSRGAPHVKRVAGGLVPIEGYGVTRLFQWIRLTGGVPSLSGKDPVGHILYLQAEHPDVYRATYKFLEPKDWLNLKLSGRFAASYDSITLHWVTDNRALGRVDYDAGLLRMSGLHREKLPDLVPAASVLGPLSARAASELGLSEDVRVVSGAPDILAAAVGSGAVRDFEAHLCVGTSSWLCCHVPYKKSDLFHQMASVPSALPGRYLLANEQESAGICLTFLKDNILYGQSGRPEGQEEDSAEVYRLMEREASQVPAGSDRLIFLPWLNGERSPVDDKSLRGGFFNQSLKTTRAHLVRAVMEGVAFNSRWLFTYVEQFVGRKLESLRIIGGGARSALWCQIHADVLGRSIQQVDEPVLANARGAAFQAAVALGELTVEELPSLVPVARTFEPDPANRALYDELFREFVNIYKSNKAIFARLNRARSA, from the coding sequence GTGTCCCACGCAGGTGACAAGTCCATCCTGGCCATCGACCTGGGCACCTCCGCCGTGAAGCTGGCGGTCGTCACGCTGCGCGGGCGCATCCTCGGGGGCGAGGTGGAGCCGCTGGCGTTGGATTTGTTGCCGGACGGCGGCGCGGAGCAGGACCCGGAGGCGTGGTGGAGCGCCATCGTCCGGGGCACGCGCAGGCTGCTCGAATCGGGGGCGGTGTCGGCGCGCGACATCATCGGCGTCAACTGCAGCTCGCAGTGGTCCGGCACGGTGGCGGTGGATGCGCAGGGCACGCCGCTGCGGCCGGCGCTCATCTGGATGGACTCGCGCGGGGCGCCGCACGTGAAGCGGGTGGCGGGGGGGCTGGTGCCCATCGAGGGCTATGGCGTCACGCGGCTCTTCCAGTGGATCCGCCTGACGGGCGGCGTGCCGAGCCTCTCCGGGAAGGACCCGGTGGGCCACATCCTCTACCTCCAGGCGGAGCACCCGGACGTCTACCGCGCGACGTACAAGTTCCTGGAGCCCAAGGACTGGCTCAACCTGAAGCTGAGCGGGCGCTTCGCGGCGTCGTACGACTCCATCACCTTGCACTGGGTGACGGACAACCGGGCGCTGGGCCGCGTCGACTACGACGCGGGGCTCTTGCGCATGTCGGGGCTGCACCGCGAGAAGCTGCCGGACCTGGTGCCCGCCGCGAGCGTGCTGGGGCCGCTGAGCGCTCGGGCCGCGAGCGAGCTGGGGTTGAGCGAGGATGTGCGCGTGGTGTCGGGCGCGCCGGACATCCTCGCCGCGGCGGTGGGCTCGGGCGCGGTGCGCGACTTCGAGGCGCACCTGTGCGTGGGCACGTCGTCCTGGTTGTGCTGCCACGTGCCGTACAAGAAGTCGGACCTGTTCCACCAGATGGCGTCCGTGCCGTCCGCGCTGCCGGGGCGCTACCTGCTCGCCAACGAGCAGGAGTCCGCGGGCATCTGCCTCACCTTCCTCAAGGACAACATCCTGTACGGCCAGTCGGGTCGGCCCGAGGGACAGGAGGAGGACTCCGCGGAGGTGTACCGGTTGATGGAGCGCGAGGCGAGCCAGGTCCCCGCCGGGAGCGACAGGCTCATCTTCCTGCCCTGGCTCAACGGGGAGCGCAGCCCGGTGGACGACAAGTCGCTGCGCGGCGGGTTCTTCAACCAGTCGCTGAAGACGACGCGGGCGCACCTGGTGCGCGCGGTGATGGAGGGCGTGGCCTTCAACTCGCGCTGGCTGTTCACCTACGTGGAGCAGTTCGTCGGGCGCAAGCTGGAGTCGCTGCGCATCATCGGCGGAGGGGCGCGCTCCGCGCTCTGGTGTCAGATTCACGCGGACGTGTTGGGCCGCTCCATCCAGCAGGTGGACGAGCCGGTATTGGCCAACGCGCGCGGGGCGGCGTTCCAGGCGGCCGTGGCGTTGGGGGAGCTGACGGTGGAGGAGCTCCCCTCGCTCGTCCCCGTCGCTCGGACCTTCGAGCCGGACCCCGCGAACCGCGCGCTGTACGACGAGCTGTTCCGCGAATTCGTCAACATCTACAAGAGCAACAAGGCCATCTTCGCGCGGCTCAACCGCGCGCGAAGCGCCTGA